A genome region from Sphingomonas anseongensis includes the following:
- a CDS encoding COG3650 family protein, producing MKQLTLVALPLLAGCMSYPPPPAAPYHGLGTEPFWNLVIDDRNVTVIRPDEQPVVQPRPQAIIGVAGEIYQTPRINVNIVHAQCSDGMSDRVYPDKVQVTVDGTQYNGCGGL from the coding sequence ATGAAACAGCTGACCCTCGTCGCGCTGCCGCTTCTCGCCGGCTGCATGTCCTATCCGCCGCCGCCGGCCGCGCCCTATCACGGGCTTGGAACGGAGCCCTTCTGGAACCTCGTCATCGACGACCGGAACGTGACGGTGATCCGTCCCGACGAGCAGCCGGTTGTCCAGCCGAGGCCGCAAGCGATCATCGGGGTGGCCGGGGAAATCTATCAGACGCCGCGGATCAACGTGAACATCGTCCACGCGCAGTGCAGCGACGGGATGAGCGACCGGGTCTATCCCGACAAGGTACAGGTCACGGTCGACGGCACCCAGTACAACGGCTGTGGCGGCCTTTAG
- a CDS encoding HPr family phosphocarrier protein, with the protein MSSASREVQIVNRRGLHARASAQFVNLASDLPAKIDVEKDGNRVCGTSIMGLMMLGAGMGDSVVIHVEGDDAEQVLEKLVHLFECGFGEECG; encoded by the coding sequence TTGAGCTCAGCTTCCCGCGAAGTGCAGATCGTCAACCGGCGCGGGCTTCACGCGCGGGCAAGCGCCCAATTCGTCAATCTCGCGAGCGATCTCCCGGCGAAGATCGACGTCGAGAAGGACGGCAACAGGGTGTGCGGAACGTCGATCATGGGGCTCATGATGCTCGGCGCGGGGATGGGCGACAGCGTCGTCATCCACGTCGAAGGCGACGATGCCGAGCAAGTGCTCGAAAAGCTCGTCCATCTCTTCGAGTGCGGCTTCGGCGAAGAGTGCGGCTAG
- a CDS encoding TrmH family RNA methyltransferase: MPRQVSAFSNSTVKRLRSLRDKKHRRSEGLFLAEGLRIITEARDSGRLPEIIAFSSEGAKHPLAADIIAATEAAGGEAIETTADILSKMSGKDNPQMLLAAYRQPETALERIDRSSAPIWIAAQALRDPGNIGTILRTGDAVGAGGLILIDDCADPFSVESVRASMGALFTQQVASARWPEFVTWLRSGSGQLVGTSLKATSDYLDARYEQPCFLLIGNEQQGLPQSYEAECDLLVKIPMAGRADSLNAAVAAAVMAFCVKASWRN, encoded by the coding sequence GTGCCCCGGCAGGTCAGCGCTTTTTCAAACTCGACCGTAAAGCGGCTCCGTTCGCTCCGCGACAAGAAGCACCGGCGCTCCGAAGGCCTGTTCCTCGCCGAAGGGTTGAGAATTATCACCGAAGCCCGCGACAGCGGCCGGCTTCCCGAGATCATCGCCTTTTCGAGCGAGGGCGCAAAGCATCCGCTCGCCGCCGACATCATCGCCGCGACGGAAGCGGCGGGCGGCGAAGCGATCGAGACGACCGCCGATATCCTTTCCAAGATGAGCGGCAAGGACAATCCGCAGATGCTCCTCGCCGCCTACCGGCAGCCCGAGACCGCACTGGAGCGGATCGACCGCTCCTCGGCGCCGATCTGGATCGCGGCCCAGGCGCTTCGCGATCCCGGCAACATCGGGACGATCTTGAGGACCGGCGACGCGGTCGGGGCCGGCGGGCTCATCCTGATCGACGATTGCGCCGATCCGTTTTCCGTTGAATCCGTGCGGGCGTCGATGGGCGCGCTTTTCACCCAGCAGGTCGCTTCGGCGCGCTGGCCCGAGTTCGTCACGTGGCTCAGAAGCGGAAGCGGACAGCTGGTGGGGACGAGCCTGAAAGCGACCAGCGACTATCTCGACGCCCGGTACGAGCAGCCCTGCTTCCTCCTGATCGGCAACGAACAGCAGGGACTGCCCCAGTCCTACGAGGCGGAATGCGACCTACTCGTAAAAATTCCGATGGCTGGTCGCGCCGACAGCCTCAATGCCGCGGTTGCCGCTGCAGTTATGGCGTTCTGCGTCAAGGCGAGCTGGCGGAACTGA
- the rmuC gene encoding DNA recombination protein RmuC: MDWGIFVGIALVALVLGGLIGWLFATRDGAAAKQTVGTLRLQLDEVVKERDQVRAFHEAASKELAALQADARNFEQRIKDLAESKDALIAQFREIGDQLLEKAHKDFLEKAGERFTAADKASETKLKELLAPVEVTLKRYEEGLQRVEKERIDHYAGLKSVVEQVRDGQGKVRDETRNLVNALRSSPKARGRWGEQSLRNVLEQAGLSPYADFQTEVSVDGEDGKLRPDVIVKLPGGRTLVIDAKCSLNAYLDACDEVDDDKRQACLQAHLASIRTHAQQLGSKAYWAQFGDSADYVVMYIPGEHFLTAALELDHGLWDWANERKVLLATPTNLVAIARTVASIWNQEKLAAEAGKIAELGRELHSRLATMAEHVSSVGTNLSRANNAYNKMVGSLESQVFTQARRFEDLGAGSAKEIPPPPMVEASPRPLTKLATKDDPVVVSLDGPLSMRLEPAEEEDDTA, encoded by the coding sequence ATGGATTGGGGCATTTTCGTCGGGATCGCCTTGGTCGCGCTGGTGCTTGGCGGCCTCATCGGCTGGCTTTTCGCGACCCGGGACGGCGCCGCGGCCAAGCAGACGGTCGGGACGCTCCGTCTCCAGCTCGACGAAGTGGTGAAGGAGCGGGACCAGGTCCGCGCTTTCCACGAAGCCGCTTCAAAGGAGCTTGCGGCGCTCCAGGCGGATGCGCGCAACTTCGAGCAGCGGATCAAGGACCTGGCGGAGTCCAAGGACGCGCTGATCGCCCAGTTTCGCGAGATTGGCGACCAGCTGCTGGAGAAGGCGCACAAGGATTTCCTCGAGAAAGCAGGCGAGCGCTTCACCGCCGCCGACAAGGCGAGCGAGACCAAGCTCAAAGAGTTGCTTGCGCCGGTCGAGGTTACGCTCAAACGCTACGAAGAGGGGCTCCAGCGCGTGGAGAAGGAGCGGATCGATCATTATGCCGGCCTGAAGTCGGTCGTGGAGCAGGTCCGCGACGGGCAGGGGAAGGTGCGCGACGAGACCCGCAACCTCGTCAACGCGCTTCGCTCGTCGCCGAAGGCGCGCGGGCGCTGGGGTGAGCAGTCGCTCCGCAACGTCCTCGAACAGGCGGGGCTGAGCCCGTACGCCGACTTCCAGACCGAGGTCAGCGTCGATGGAGAGGATGGCAAGCTTCGCCCTGACGTCATCGTGAAGCTGCCCGGCGGCCGGACCCTGGTGATCGACGCGAAATGCTCGCTCAACGCCTATCTCGACGCCTGCGACGAAGTGGACGACGACAAGAGGCAAGCGTGCCTGCAGGCCCATCTCGCCTCGATCCGAACCCACGCGCAGCAGCTGGGGTCGAAAGCCTATTGGGCGCAATTCGGCGATTCCGCCGACTATGTCGTCATGTACATTCCCGGCGAGCATTTCCTGACCGCCGCCCTTGAGCTCGACCACGGCCTTTGGGATTGGGCGAATGAGCGCAAGGTGCTTCTGGCAACGCCGACCAACCTCGTGGCGATCGCACGCACGGTTGCGAGCATCTGGAACCAGGAGAAGCTGGCCGCCGAAGCCGGCAAGATCGCCGAGCTCGGTCGCGAGCTCCATTCGCGGCTGGCGACGATGGCGGAGCATGTCTCGTCGGTGGGCACCAACCTCAGCCGCGCCAACAACGCCTATAACAAGATGGTCGGAAGCCTGGAGAGCCAGGTGTTTACCCAGGCCCGGCGGTTCGAGGATCTGGGAGCCGGAAGCGCCAAGGAGATCCCGCCTCCACCAATGGTCGAAGCCTCGCCCCGTCCGCTAACCAAGCTTGCGACGAAGGACGACCCGGTCGTGGTTTCTCTCGACGGCCCGCTATCGATGCGGCTCGAGCCGGCCGAAGAGGAAGACGATACGGCCTAG
- a CDS encoding PTS sugar transporter subunit IIA yields MIGLVLVTHGRLAAEFITAMEHVVGPQEAIEAVCIGPDDDMEARRKDIAKAIGRVDGGKGVIILTDLFGGTPSNLAISLMKSENIEVIAGVNLPMLIRLEGARKVMGVHAAVAAAREAGRKYISVASEILGEAAA; encoded by the coding sequence ATGATTGGACTGGTGCTGGTGACCCACGGCCGTCTGGCGGCCGAGTTCATCACCGCGATGGAGCATGTGGTCGGGCCGCAGGAAGCCATAGAGGCTGTCTGCATCGGTCCCGACGACGACATGGAGGCACGCCGGAAGGACATCGCGAAAGCGATCGGCCGGGTCGATGGCGGCAAGGGTGTCATCATCCTCACCGACCTGTTCGGCGGAACTCCGTCGAACCTGGCGATCAGCCTGATGAAGAGCGAGAACATCGAGGTCATCGCGGGCGTCAACCTGCCGATGCTCATCCGCCTCGAAGGCGCGCGCAAGGTGATGGGCGTTCACGCCGCGGTCGCCGCCGCCCGCGAAGCCGGCCGGAAATACATCTCCGTCGCATCGGAAATCCTAGGGGAAGCAGCGGCTTGA
- the rapZ gene encoding RNase adapter RapZ encodes MNGPPRKPRLLLVTGMSGAGKSTVLDALEDMGWDIVDNLPADLLGDFVHGSDQCRTVPVAIGMDVRSRGFDPSHLRELIESIEGVEPEILFLDCSSADLMRRFDKTRRRHPLAPDRPAEDGIARERAALAPLRLAADSVIDTTDLTPAELGEELRRRFRTDREPVLTVVSFGFGHGISRTADLVFDMRFLANPHWIDELRPLTGNDRQVRDYIANDPAWAGAMDRIEALLTDWIPRYWTAGKSYLTIAFGCTGGRHRSVTAAVEMAERLRSAGFTPNVRHRDLGSAPNDRIEDRGGDAAVAGSRSELNR; translated from the coding sequence GTGAACGGCCCGCCGCGCAAGCCGCGCCTCCTGCTCGTCACCGGCATGTCCGGGGCGGGGAAATCGACCGTGCTCGATGCTCTCGAGGACATGGGCTGGGACATCGTCGACAATCTGCCCGCCGACCTGCTGGGCGACTTCGTCCATGGCAGCGACCAGTGCCGGACTGTGCCCGTCGCCATCGGCATGGACGTGCGCAGCCGCGGTTTCGATCCCTCGCACCTTCGCGAGCTCATCGAGTCAATCGAAGGCGTCGAGCCCGAAATCCTGTTCCTCGACTGTTCGAGCGCGGACCTGATGCGCCGCTTCGACAAGACCCGCCGCCGCCATCCCCTGGCCCCCGATCGGCCGGCGGAGGACGGAATTGCCCGGGAGCGGGCGGCGCTGGCGCCGCTCCGCCTCGCCGCCGACAGCGTCATCGACACCACCGACCTCACGCCCGCCGAGCTTGGGGAAGAGCTTCGCCGCCGCTTCCGCACGGACCGCGAGCCAGTACTGACCGTCGTCTCCTTCGGCTTCGGCCACGGCATCTCGCGCACTGCGGACCTGGTGTTCGACATGCGCTTCCTGGCGAACCCGCACTGGATCGATGAGCTTCGGCCGCTCACTGGAAACGATCGCCAGGTTCGCGATTACATAGCCAACGATCCGGCATGGGCGGGAGCGATGGACCGGATCGAAGCGCTTCTCACCGACTGGATTCCCCGCTACTGGACCGCGGGCAAAAGCTATTTGACGATCGCCTTCGGCTGCACGGGCGGACGCCACCGTTCAGTCACCGCGGCTGTGGAAATGGCGGAAAGGTTGCGGTCGGCCGGATTCACACCGAATGTCCGGCACCGGGACCTGGGCTCGGCACCGAACGACAGGATCGAGGACAGGGGCGGCGATGCCGCTGTTGCTGGGAGTAGAAGCGAGTTGAATCGATGA
- a CDS encoding META domain-containing protein codes for MLSACAIAASPPSATLAGTAWQVHSVNGRQAPANSDYSVRFEDGGSISARFGCNSIGGHYAIAGSTLTIGDLMQTLMGCPEPATTFESQGSAVFNRPMAMSRSESDRVPYEYLSLKNQAGEIILMRRTF; via the coding sequence ATGCTTTCCGCGTGCGCAATTGCCGCGTCGCCCCCGTCGGCGACGTTGGCGGGAACGGCTTGGCAGGTTCACTCCGTCAACGGCCGCCAGGCACCGGCAAACAGCGACTATTCTGTCCGCTTTGAAGACGGCGGCAGCATAAGTGCGAGGTTCGGGTGCAATTCGATCGGTGGGCACTACGCAATCGCGGGATCGACGCTCACCATCGGCGACTTGATGCAAACGCTTATGGGATGCCCTGAGCCTGCTACGACATTCGAAAGCCAGGGCTCGGCCGTATTCAATAGGCCGATGGCGATGAGCAGGAGCGAAAGCGACCGCGTGCCCTACGAATATCTGTCGCTGAAAAACCAGGCGGGCGAGATCATCCTGATGCGCAGGACCTTCTAG